A stretch of Myxococcus hansupus DNA encodes these proteins:
- a CDS encoding serine/threonine-protein kinase, with protein MTSGQDLHPLMLQDSEEVGAFRIIRRLATGGFGAIFLAESETRRQVALKFALQGPSPEDSAPGADARTWKEAHVLMRLAHPNVVQLLGYRRWPDARDGYLVLIMGYVEGPTLSEWALHAQPTPRRAVQVFQRLALTLDAIHREGVLHRDIKGNNILIRASDGQPVLVDFGSGDHACSPVLTEDTLPPGTPSYRSPEALRFWMQPRPSGSRYAFAPTDDLYSLGLVLYEVLTGSFPYPAHLPPAGLLACIEAADFAPPSARNPRVPAALDGVVARLLSPHAADRHPTGAALFDALSDALGRADASWDAPLFPPRAPEDAVTEEAVELFDGDEEARELRRWMRVPEWPGYAEGRAFAASSSSTEPGPPWSAPAPVVCPRWPRRLWDWLKQRLASLASWWR; from the coding sequence GTGACGTCTGGTCAGGACCTGCACCCGTTGATGCTCCAGGACTCGGAAGAGGTGGGTGCCTTCCGCATCATCCGGAGGCTGGCCACGGGAGGCTTTGGCGCCATCTTCCTGGCCGAGTCGGAGACCCGCCGGCAGGTGGCCCTGAAGTTCGCGCTCCAGGGCCCATCCCCCGAGGACAGCGCGCCGGGCGCGGATGCCCGGACGTGGAAGGAAGCCCACGTCCTGATGCGGCTGGCGCATCCCAACGTCGTGCAGCTCCTGGGCTACCGGCGGTGGCCCGACGCGCGCGATGGCTACCTGGTCCTCATCATGGGCTACGTGGAGGGCCCCACCCTGTCCGAATGGGCCCTGCACGCCCAGCCCACGCCCCGGCGCGCGGTGCAGGTGTTCCAGCGCCTGGCGCTCACGTTGGATGCCATCCACCGCGAGGGCGTGCTCCACCGGGACATCAAGGGCAACAACATCCTCATCCGCGCGTCGGACGGTCAGCCCGTGCTGGTGGACTTCGGCTCGGGGGACCATGCGTGCTCGCCCGTGCTGACCGAGGACACCCTGCCGCCGGGCACGCCCAGCTACCGCAGCCCGGAGGCCCTGCGCTTCTGGATGCAGCCGCGCCCGTCGGGCTCGCGTTATGCGTTCGCGCCCACGGACGATCTGTACTCCCTGGGGTTGGTGCTCTACGAGGTGCTCACCGGGAGCTTCCCCTACCCCGCGCACCTGCCGCCCGCCGGGCTGCTGGCCTGCATCGAGGCGGCGGACTTTGCTCCGCCCTCCGCTCGCAACCCTCGCGTCCCGGCCGCGCTGGACGGCGTGGTGGCCCGGTTGCTGTCTCCCCATGCCGCGGACCGTCACCCCACGGGCGCGGCGCTGTTCGACGCGCTGAGTGACGCCCTTGGCCGCGCGGATGCGTCCTGGGATGCGCCGCTGTTCCCGCCGCGCGCGCCCGAGGACGCCGTCACCGAGGAGGCCGTGGAACTTTTCGACGGCGACGAGGAGGCCCGTGAGCTGCGCCGTTGGATGCGCGTGCCGGAGTGGCCGGGTTACGCGGAGGGACGGGCGTTCGCCGCGTCCTCGTCGTCCACGGAGCCAGGGCCCCCTTGGAGCGCGCCGGCCCCGGTGGTGTGCCCTCGCTGGCCCCGGCGCCTGTGGGACTGGCTGAAGCAGCGGCTGGCGTCACTGGCTTCGTGGTGGCGCTGA
- a CDS encoding helix-turn-helix domain-containing protein, whose product MQPSAAMREPVDHKLATLLGAAARDARLRLGLTQGDVAERIGMAMEVYSRLERGKMLPRTQTLRRLCDVLQVSADTLLGVGRADSTPATPRKKVQEDPVELRRMTRKLRELEPGQLRAVSRVVNAVVTVLPRPAPPAPAAPVKPAARAARKRRATG is encoded by the coding sequence ATGCAACCCTCGGCCGCCATGCGTGAGCCCGTAGACCACAAGCTGGCCACCCTCCTGGGGGCGGCTGCCCGCGACGCCCGTCTGCGTCTGGGGCTCACCCAGGGCGACGTCGCCGAGCGCATCGGCATGGCCATGGAGGTCTACAGCCGGCTGGAGCGCGGGAAGATGCTGCCCCGCACCCAGACCCTGCGACGGTTGTGTGACGTGCTCCAGGTCTCCGCGGACACGCTGCTGGGCGTGGGCCGCGCGGACAGCACGCCCGCCACGCCCCGCAAGAAGGTGCAGGAGGACCCGGTGGAGCTGCGCCGCATGACGCGGAAGCTGCGGGAGCTCGAACCCGGACAGCTCCGCGCGGTGTCCCGGGTGGTGAACGCCGTCGTCACCGTGCTGCCACGGCCCGCGCCGCCGGCGCCCGCCGCCCCGGTGAAGCCCGCCGCGCGTGCGGCTCGCAAGCGGCGGGCAACCGGCTAG
- a CDS encoding ATP-binding protein, whose protein sequence is MKRSQVVEEVLRGGGECGALLREIDWAKTALGPVETWPQSLRTTVGIVLASNYPLYLAWGPQYVQMYNDAYRPICGATKHPAALGQETAVTWPEVWGTMLAPGWERIQATGEPIRVEDLMMPLDRNGYVEECYFSYSHSPIRDESGGVGGIFAALTETTERVLNERRLRTLSALGAATLGQETPEATCVEAARVLSANPNDVPLALLYLTDATEKTARLVATGGVAPGDRAAPPSVSLETEDAPDTWPLAHVARTGETLRLQQVPEALGRLPGGPWLEATTSVLVLPMPRPGHERPLGFLVLGISPRRVLDDAYLRFLELVASGVTTAVTTARAREEERRRAEALAALDRAKTAFFSNVSHEFRTPLTLMLGPVEDGLQDTEEPLGARQRQRQETVHRNGLRLLKLVNTLLDFSRIEAGRTRAAFAPTDLGALTADLASAFRSTVERAGLKLVVSCQPSHEPVWVDREQWEKVILNLLSNAFKFTFTGEIRVACAARDDGMEVSVTDTGTGIPEAELPRIFERFHRVQGARGRSYEGSGIGLALVQDLVKLHGGVISVRSTEGQGSTFTVRLPRGNAHLPADHLTTAEPRHTTSLPTFVSEAEAWLSTRPPAAFSATEATPPLHEGPRPSHPSATVLLVDDNADMRDYVQRMLSGRYTVETASDGVAALEAVRARRPDLVLSDVMMPGLDGFGLLRALRASPFTADIPVILLSARAGEEATVEGLGAGANDYLVKPFSARELLARVEGNLAVSRVREEQRRIEQARQALAVVVEQSPDAIGIADTEGRVTFLNEAAQRMLGVPGQDAARRTVFLDYFPEEDQPFIRDTLLPTVATKGRWEGELRLRNLQTGVCVPVHYNVSTLTDTRTGQPVGMAAAGRELSAQKQQEAEARRRAEFEQQLIGIVSHDLRNPLSAIQLGASVLARREELNERSLRSVLRIQTSAERAVRMTRDLLDFTQVRLGGGMPIHRRPVDLHELTQQVIEELRMSHPEREFRVESDGDALGEWDPDRIAQVLSNLVGNALQYSPADSRVTVRVHGDAPQVMLCVHNEGPPIPDDAKERLFRPLQRARTGGANAGRSIGLGLFIVKHIVESHGGTVDVTSREGQGTTFIAWLPRRPPAHPTSETSVTT, encoded by the coding sequence ATGAAGCGCTCCCAGGTGGTGGAGGAAGTGCTGCGCGGCGGCGGCGAATGTGGCGCGCTGCTGCGGGAAATCGACTGGGCGAAGACGGCCCTGGGGCCCGTGGAGACGTGGCCGCAGTCCCTGCGCACCACGGTGGGCATCGTGCTGGCGTCCAACTACCCGCTCTACCTGGCGTGGGGCCCCCAGTACGTGCAGATGTACAACGACGCCTACCGGCCCATCTGCGGCGCGACGAAGCACCCCGCCGCCCTGGGCCAGGAGACCGCCGTCACCTGGCCGGAGGTGTGGGGCACCATGCTCGCGCCCGGCTGGGAGCGCATCCAGGCCACCGGCGAGCCCATCCGCGTGGAAGACCTGATGATGCCGCTGGACCGGAACGGCTACGTGGAGGAGTGCTACTTCTCCTACAGCCACAGCCCCATCCGCGACGAGTCCGGCGGCGTGGGCGGCATCTTCGCGGCCCTCACCGAGACGACCGAACGCGTGCTCAACGAGCGGCGGCTGCGCACGCTGTCCGCGCTGGGCGCGGCGACCCTGGGCCAGGAGACGCCGGAGGCGACCTGCGTCGAGGCGGCGCGCGTGCTTTCGGCCAACCCCAACGACGTCCCCCTGGCGCTGCTGTACCTCACCGACGCCACGGAGAAGACGGCGCGGCTGGTGGCCACCGGCGGTGTCGCGCCGGGTGACCGCGCGGCCCCTCCCTCCGTCTCGCTGGAGACGGAGGACGCCCCGGACACGTGGCCCCTGGCGCACGTGGCGCGCACGGGCGAGACGCTGCGGTTGCAGCAGGTCCCCGAGGCCCTGGGGCGGCTGCCCGGCGGCCCCTGGCTGGAGGCGACCACCTCCGTGCTGGTGCTGCCCATGCCCCGGCCCGGACATGAACGGCCGCTGGGCTTCCTGGTGCTGGGCATCAGTCCGCGCCGGGTGCTGGATGACGCCTACCTCCGCTTCCTGGAGCTGGTGGCCAGCGGCGTGACGACGGCGGTCACCACCGCGCGCGCCCGCGAGGAGGAGCGCCGCCGGGCGGAGGCGCTGGCCGCGCTGGACCGCGCCAAGACGGCCTTCTTCAGCAACGTGTCCCACGAGTTCCGCACGCCGCTGACGCTGATGCTGGGGCCCGTGGAGGACGGCCTCCAGGACACCGAGGAGCCCTTGGGTGCGCGCCAGCGTCAGCGCCAGGAGACGGTGCACCGCAACGGACTGCGGCTCCTGAAGCTGGTCAACACGCTGCTCGACTTCTCGCGCATCGAAGCGGGCCGGACACGGGCCGCCTTCGCCCCCACGGACCTGGGCGCGCTCACCGCGGACCTGGCCAGCGCCTTCCGCTCCACGGTGGAGCGCGCGGGCCTGAAGCTCGTCGTGTCGTGCCAGCCGAGCCATGAGCCCGTCTGGGTGGACCGGGAGCAATGGGAGAAGGTCATCCTCAACCTGCTCTCCAACGCCTTCAAGTTCACCTTCACCGGGGAGATTCGCGTCGCTTGCGCCGCGCGCGACGACGGCATGGAGGTGTCGGTGACGGACACCGGCACCGGCATCCCCGAAGCGGAGCTGCCGCGCATCTTCGAGCGCTTCCACCGGGTGCAGGGCGCTCGGGGCCGGAGCTACGAGGGCAGCGGCATTGGCCTGGCGCTGGTGCAGGACCTGGTGAAGCTGCACGGGGGCGTCATCTCCGTCCGCAGCACCGAGGGCCAGGGCAGCACCTTCACGGTCCGGCTGCCGCGCGGCAACGCGCACCTGCCCGCCGACCACCTGACGACGGCGGAGCCGCGCCACACCACCAGCCTTCCCACCTTCGTCAGTGAAGCGGAGGCCTGGCTCAGCACGCGGCCTCCCGCCGCGTTCTCCGCCACCGAGGCCACCCCGCCCCTCCACGAGGGACCCCGGCCGTCCCACCCGAGCGCCACGGTGCTCCTGGTGGACGACAACGCGGACATGCGGGACTACGTCCAGCGCATGCTGAGCGGGCGCTACACGGTGGAGACGGCCTCCGACGGTGTCGCCGCGCTGGAGGCGGTGCGGGCCCGCCGGCCGGACCTGGTGCTCAGCGACGTGATGATGCCGGGGCTGGACGGCTTCGGGCTGCTGCGCGCGCTGCGCGCGTCCCCCTTCACCGCGGACATCCCCGTCATCCTCCTGTCCGCCCGGGCGGGCGAGGAGGCCACCGTCGAGGGCCTGGGCGCGGGCGCCAACGACTACCTGGTGAAGCCCTTCTCCGCGCGGGAGCTGCTGGCCCGCGTGGAGGGCAACCTCGCCGTGTCCAGGGTGCGCGAGGAGCAACGCCGAATCGAACAGGCGCGGCAGGCGCTCGCCGTCGTGGTGGAGCAGAGCCCGGATGCGATTGGCATCGCGGACACCGAGGGCCGCGTCACCTTCCTCAACGAGGCCGCGCAGCGGATGCTGGGCGTGCCCGGACAGGACGCGGCGCGCCGCACCGTCTTCCTGGACTACTTCCCCGAGGAGGACCAGCCCTTCATCCGGGACACCCTGCTGCCCACCGTGGCAACGAAGGGGCGCTGGGAGGGCGAGCTCCGGTTGCGCAACCTCCAGACGGGCGTGTGCGTCCCCGTCCACTACAACGTGTCCACCCTCACCGACACCCGGACGGGTCAGCCGGTGGGCATGGCGGCCGCCGGCCGCGAGCTGTCCGCGCAGAAGCAGCAGGAGGCCGAGGCCCGCCGACGCGCGGAGTTCGAGCAGCAGCTCATTGGCATCGTCAGCCATGACCTGCGCAACCCGCTCAGCGCGATTCAACTGGGCGCTTCCGTGCTGGCGCGCCGGGAGGAGCTGAACGAGCGGAGCCTGCGCTCGGTGCTGCGCATCCAGACCTCCGCGGAGCGCGCCGTGCGGATGACGCGCGACCTGCTGGACTTCACGCAGGTGCGGCTGGGCGGAGGGATGCCCATCCACCGGCGGCCCGTGGACCTGCACGAGCTGACGCAGCAGGTGATTGAAGAGCTGCGGATGAGCCACCCCGAGCGCGAGTTCCGCGTGGAGTCGGACGGGGACGCCCTAGGCGAGTGGGACCCGGACCGCATCGCGCAGGTGCTGAGCAACCTGGTGGGCAACGCGCTTCAGTACAGCCCCGCGGACTCCCGAGTGACGGTGCGCGTCCACGGCGATGCGCCGCAGGTCATGCTGTGCGTCCACAACGAGGGCCCTCCCATCCCCGACGATGCCAAGGAGCGGCTCTTCCGTCCGCTCCAGCGGGCACGGACGGGTGGCGCCAACGCGGGACGCAGCATTGGCCTGGGGCTCTTCATCGTGAAGCACATCGTCGAGTCCCACGGGGGCACGGTCGACGTGACGTCTCGCGAGGGCCAGGGCACGACGTTCATCGCGTGGCTGCCCCGGCGCCCTCCGGCACACCCCACCTCCGAGACCAGCGTGACGACCTAG
- a CDS encoding sensor histidine kinase encodes MGGAETAGETRYQELFNGADVSLWEEDFSAVTAALDALRASGVQDLRAWLTEHPGFVLQAAEQVKVVDVNAATVRLLEAPHRDAVVGALSRVFVPETTRAFHAELLMFWEGGTRLELESVLQTLKGRRIDVVLTLTRPSKDRSDRVFITMTDVTARKASQAAMEESEARFRNMADHAPVMLWVTDPTGRCLYLSRSWYEFTGQTEELGLGFGWLDAVHPEDSKRSGDIFLAANARRSPFRLDYRLRRKDGEYRWAIDSASPRFGPDGEFLGYIGSVIDISDRKQVEQERERLLAGMDEAIRLRDEFLAVASHELKTPLTPLNLKLQTLARAAQARRGPELLERLPSDLEVMQRQVKRLSALVGELLDVTLISGGQLRLELEPVDLGALISEVAARFEGEAQRTGTPIHAALDAEVVVGQWDRVRLEQAVSNLLSNALKYGVGHPVHLETGKTAEHAWFSVRDEGIGIPADAVVRIFEKFERAVSERHYGGLGLGLYVTRQNVQAMGGTIDVQSTLGQGATFTVRMPCQVTHAKATREQAS; translated from the coding sequence TTGGGTGGGGCTGAGACAGCCGGAGAGACACGCTACCAGGAGCTTTTCAACGGGGCGGACGTCTCCCTCTGGGAGGAGGACTTCTCGGCCGTGACGGCGGCGCTCGACGCGCTGCGTGCCTCCGGCGTCCAGGACCTGCGCGCCTGGCTCACGGAACACCCGGGATTCGTGTTGCAAGCCGCCGAACAGGTGAAGGTCGTGGACGTGAACGCGGCCACGGTGCGGCTGCTCGAGGCGCCCCACCGGGACGCGGTGGTGGGCGCACTGTCCCGCGTCTTCGTCCCCGAGACGACCCGCGCCTTCCACGCGGAGCTCCTGATGTTCTGGGAGGGCGGCACCCGCCTGGAGCTGGAGTCGGTGCTCCAGACGCTGAAGGGCCGCCGCATCGACGTGGTGCTCACCCTGACCCGGCCGTCCAAGGACCGCAGCGACCGGGTGTTCATCACGATGACGGACGTCACCGCGCGCAAGGCGTCCCAGGCCGCGATGGAGGAGAGCGAAGCCCGCTTCCGGAACATGGCGGACCACGCCCCGGTGATGCTGTGGGTGACGGACCCCACCGGCCGCTGCCTCTACCTCAGCCGGAGCTGGTACGAGTTCACCGGGCAGACAGAGGAGCTCGGCCTGGGCTTCGGTTGGCTCGACGCCGTCCACCCGGAGGACTCGAAGCGCTCGGGCGACATCTTCCTGGCCGCCAATGCGCGGCGCAGTCCCTTCCGGCTCGACTACCGGCTGCGCCGCAAGGACGGCGAGTACCGCTGGGCCATCGACTCGGCCAGCCCCCGCTTCGGACCGGATGGCGAGTTCCTGGGCTACATCGGCTCGGTCATCGACATCTCGGACCGGAAGCAGGTCGAGCAGGAGCGGGAGCGGCTGCTGGCCGGCATGGATGAAGCCATCCGGCTGCGCGACGAGTTCCTCGCCGTGGCCAGTCACGAGCTGAAGACGCCGCTGACGCCGCTCAACCTGAAGCTGCAGACGCTGGCCCGCGCGGCCCAGGCGCGGCGGGGACCGGAGCTGCTGGAGCGGCTTCCCTCGGACCTGGAGGTCATGCAGCGGCAGGTGAAGCGGCTGTCGGCGCTGGTGGGCGAGCTGCTCGACGTCACGCTCATCAGCGGCGGCCAGCTCCGGCTGGAGCTGGAGCCGGTGGACCTGGGCGCCTTGATTTCCGAGGTGGCCGCGCGCTTCGAAGGCGAAGCGCAGCGCACCGGGACGCCCATCCACGCGGCACTGGACGCGGAGGTGGTGGTGGGCCAGTGGGACCGGGTGCGCCTGGAGCAAGCGGTGTCGAACCTCCTCTCCAACGCCCTCAAGTACGGCGTGGGCCACCCCGTCCACCTGGAGACCGGCAAGACCGCGGAGCACGCCTGGTTCAGCGTCCGCGACGAGGGGATTGGCATTCCCGCCGACGCCGTGGTCCGCATCTTCGAGAAGTTCGAACGCGCCGTCTCTGAACGGCACTATGGAGGCTTGGGTTTGGGGCTGTACGTCACGCGGCAGAATGTCCAGGCCATGGGGGGAACCATCGACGTGCAAAGCACGCTGGGCCAGGGCGCCACCTTCACGGTGCGCATGCCCTGCCAGGTGACCCACGCGAAGGCGACGCGGGAACAGGCGTCATGA
- a CDS encoding PQQ-binding-like beta-propeller repeat protein — translation MSRKPLLALLLGASVLSAACSDDPKPDPAVLIIDRDAVDFGELELGQSSPEVLFTVRNASPWAVESVSVKVEGSGFTIAASTCERFLDAGRECEVRVRFSPLLAGPSEAHLRVEGAPEVDSAVLKGMAVGHVEVRSLPGGGVRVVAEGEDWSCDGPCRVPVRKPRLTLRTEPAGFPEWGGDCTVVAGGGCSLVMDGTKVVSLRELAPFVLWEVRRDAHPRSMAVTPGGDIVVLEYGHLLRFSGTGALRWSVSLSGGVKMAMDGEGNAYVVDASGWVTRYDVNGQVAWTFSPQTVGHFREHLLAVNASGHVYVLLNQTLGESRHQLLLIAISPQGAERWSQRIDEGDSNLAAGLAVDAQGEVYLSFQVFRQGETPQTMVFMKDVFRKYSAEGSLGWETQEGWNLFAVNAEGATSTFRPEFQGTTVGYSHRWIGANGATQWTETRPSGPGVLTLQTFAPTGTLLVGGHEFFAGEAAAGRGLFFAMNLATRAAGPVTYVEGDLGMGSMSRINGLALTPAGHVVVVGGLSAIWGQGEGYIRLYDRRVLTGVP, via the coding sequence ATGTCTCGCAAGCCTTTGCTCGCCCTGCTGCTCGGTGCGTCTGTCCTTTCCGCCGCGTGCTCCGACGACCCGAAGCCGGACCCGGCCGTGCTCATCATCGACCGGGATGCGGTCGACTTCGGTGAGCTGGAGCTGGGCCAGTCCTCCCCCGAGGTCCTCTTCACGGTGCGCAATGCGTCTCCGTGGGCGGTGGAGTCCGTCTCCGTCAAGGTGGAGGGCAGCGGGTTCACCATCGCCGCCAGCACCTGCGAGCGCTTCCTCGACGCGGGCCGGGAGTGCGAGGTGCGGGTGCGGTTCTCGCCCCTGCTGGCGGGACCGAGCGAGGCCCACCTCCGGGTGGAGGGCGCTCCCGAGGTGGACAGCGCGGTCCTCAAGGGCATGGCCGTTGGTCACGTGGAGGTGCGGAGCCTGCCCGGTGGAGGCGTGCGCGTGGTGGCCGAGGGTGAGGATTGGTCCTGCGACGGGCCGTGCCGGGTGCCGGTCCGCAAGCCGCGGTTGACGCTCCGGACCGAGCCCGCGGGGTTTCCGGAGTGGGGCGGGGACTGCACCGTGGTGGCGGGTGGCGGCTGTTCGCTCGTCATGGACGGGACGAAGGTCGTCTCCCTGAGGGAGCTCGCGCCGTTCGTGTTGTGGGAGGTGCGGCGGGACGCACATCCTCGGAGCATGGCGGTGACGCCCGGCGGCGACATCGTCGTCCTGGAGTACGGGCATTTGCTGCGGTTCAGCGGCACCGGGGCGCTGCGCTGGTCGGTCTCCCTGAGCGGCGGCGTGAAGATGGCCATGGACGGCGAGGGCAATGCCTACGTGGTGGACGCCTCCGGGTGGGTGACCCGGTACGACGTGAACGGGCAGGTGGCGTGGACCTTTTCCCCGCAGACCGTCGGACATTTCCGCGAGCACTTGCTCGCGGTGAACGCCAGCGGGCACGTCTACGTGCTGTTGAACCAGACCCTCGGTGAGTCCAGGCATCAGCTCCTGCTCATCGCCATCTCGCCACAGGGGGCCGAGCGCTGGAGTCAGCGCATCGACGAAGGGGATAGCAACCTCGCAGCGGGACTGGCGGTGGATGCCCAGGGAGAGGTCTATCTCTCCTTCCAGGTGTTCCGCCAGGGAGAGACGCCTCAAACGATGGTGTTCATGAAGGACGTCTTCCGGAAGTACAGCGCCGAGGGTTCCCTCGGGTGGGAGACGCAGGAGGGCTGGAACCTCTTCGCCGTCAACGCCGAGGGCGCGACGAGCACCTTCAGGCCCGAGTTCCAGGGCACCACCGTGGGTTACTCCCACCGGTGGATTGGCGCGAACGGGGCGACGCAGTGGACCGAGACGCGCCCCAGCGGGCCGGGCGTGCTCACCCTGCAGACCTTCGCGCCCACGGGGACGTTGCTCGTCGGCGGACACGAGTTCTTCGCGGGCGAAGCGGCGGCTGGCCGAGGCTTGTTCTTCGCGATGAACCTCGCGACCCGCGCTGCGGGCCCGGTGACCTACGTCGAGGGTGACCTGGGGATGGGAAGCATGTCTCGTATCAATGGGCTCGCGCTCACCCCGGCGGGCCATGTCGTGGTGGTTGGCGGCCTCAGCGCCATCTGGGGCCAGGGTGAAGGCTACATCCGCTTGTACGACAGGCGTGTCCTCACGGGCGTGCCGTAG
- a CDS encoding response regulator, with protein sequence MTTLRKVMLVDDEEDIRTIGNLSLGRVGGWQTVLAASGAEALEKAQVEKPDLILLDVMMPGMDGPTTFGKLRAQEATAHTPIIFMTAKIQKQEVARYLELGALGVIGKPFDPMTLPQEIRKLVPG encoded by the coding sequence ATGACGACCCTTCGCAAGGTGATGCTCGTCGACGACGAAGAGGACATCCGCACCATCGGCAACCTCAGCCTCGGCCGAGTCGGCGGATGGCAGACGGTGCTGGCCGCCTCGGGCGCGGAGGCGCTGGAGAAGGCCCAGGTGGAGAAGCCGGACCTCATCCTGTTGGACGTGATGATGCCCGGCATGGATGGGCCCACCACCTTCGGCAAGCTGCGCGCGCAGGAGGCCACGGCGCACACGCCCATCATCTTCATGACGGCGAAAATCCAGAAGCAGGAGGTGGCGCGCTACCTGGAGCTGGGCGCGCTGGGCGTCATCGGAAAGCCCTTTGACCCGATGACGTTGCCCCAGGAGATTCGCAAGCTGGTGCCAGGATGA